The Hornefia porci genome contains the following window.
CGGGCTGAAGATCACCGGTTCGATTTTCGATACGTATATCACAGCGGAGGATTCTGACGGATTTTACCTCATCGACCAGCACGCGGCGCAGGAGCGGATTTTCTATGAACGTCTTGCGGAGGAATATCTCAATGACGATAAACCCTCCCAGACCATTCTGACGCCCATTACACTGGAGGTGCCGCTGAGCGTCAGGGAGGAGGAATACGACTGGATCGACTCATTGCGGGACATGGGCTATCATATAGAAGAATTCGGCCCCAGTGCCTATATCATCCGGGAAATCCCGTATTTCATGGAGATATCTGAGGCGGAATCCTTCCTCCGTGATTTTGTGGACCAGATCGGAGAACAGGACGACCTGCGCAATACTGTGGTCATCGACAAGCTGATCACCCGATCCTGCAAATCCGCCATCAAGGCCCGCGATCATATGTCGGACATGGAGCTCCGGCAGCTGATTCGGGATCTGGCCCGGTGCAGGAACCCCTTTTCCTGCCCCCACGGCAGACCGACCTTTATCCGTTTTTCCATGTATGACATCGAAAAGATGTTCAAGAGAGCGTGATGCGGAATGACTGATACAGACAGAAAAATCATCGCGATCTGCGGACCTACCGCGGTCGGCAAGACCCGGTTCGCCATTGAAGCGGCGCTGGCGCTGGGAGGTGAAATTATTTCCTGTGATTCCATGCAGCTTTATCAGTACATGGATATCGGCAGTGCCAAGCCTACTGCGGAGGAGCAGTCGAAGGTCCGTCACTATCTGGTGGATCAGATTGACCCGCGGGAAAGCTTCTCCGTCGCCCGCTATCAGAAGCTGGCGAAGGCAGCCGTCGAAGAGGTCTTTGTCCACGGAAGGATCCCGATTATCGCAGGCGGAACCGGTCTCTATCTCAATTCACTTCTGTACGATATGGATTTCAGCGCACCCCCGGAGAACGACGGGTTTCGCGACGCCATGTACGCCCTGGCGGAGGAGCAGGGCCCGGCAGTGGTCTATGACCGGCTGAGGGCGGCGGATCCGGCGGCGGCAGACAGGATCCATCCCAATAATCTGAAGAAGGTGATCCGGGCGCTCGAGGCGGCGGAGGCGGGAAACAGGGTGAAGGATTTCGCGGCGGATCCTGTTCCGACAAAGGATTATTCGCCTGTCCTCGTCGGACTGAGCCGCGACCGGCAGGAACTCTATGACCGCATCAACCGAAGGGTGGATGTGCTGATGGAGCAGGGACTGGAGCAGGAGGTCCGCGGACTTCTGCGCATGGGTCTCACAGGATCGGATATCTCCATGAAGGGCATCGGCTACAAAGAACTCATCGGATATATTCAGGGAGAATATGACCGGGAGGAGGCTGTACGGCTGATTAAACGGAACACGAGGCACCTGGCCAAGCGGCAGATGACCTGGTTCCGGCGGTACAGGGACATGAAATGGTTCAACATATCGGAATATGAAAGTGAGGAGCGCTGCATCCGCGCGATGAACGAATGGCTCAGGGAACAGATAAAATCGTAAAAATCCATAACAAGAGCGACAGGCCGGACAATATCGTCGAGACGGAAAATGAAATCGACGAGGAGTGTGAGAAGCTGGAGGTACAGATGCCCCGGTTCCTGAGAGGCTTTTTCATCTATCTGCGCGGGAACGTGCTTCCCATGACCCGGCTCGCCTACCTCCGGGACATCCGGTTCTTTCTGAAATATCTGGTCCGGGAGACGGACCTGACCGAGGCGGAGAGTATCGGGCAGATCACGCTGAAGGAGTTTGATGCAATCCGGGCGGCGGACATCAATATTTATCTGGATTACTGCCGGAAATACAGGGTGGAGACGGAGAAGAGCATTACCGTCTATGAAAACCACAACAAAACACTGGCCCGCAAGAAATCCTCGGTTTCGGTGATGTTCAAGCAGCTGTACCGGGACGGGCTGCTTTCCCGGAATATTACCGACGGGTTCGACCCCATCCGGGTGCAGAAGGCGGACGAAAGGGAGATTAAGGCGCTGCAGGATGACGAGGTCATGATCATGCTGGATGCTGTGAGCACCGGCGCCGGCCTGACGAAGCATGAACGGTCGTACTGGGAGAAGACGAGAAAGCGGGACAAGGCGATTCTGATTCTGTTCCTGACCTACGGACTGCGTCTCTCGGAGCTTCAGCAGCTGAATGTTTCCTCCTTCAATTTCAGCCGGGGAGAGTTCAAAATCTACCGGAAGAGGGGAAAGGAATCCATCATGCCCATGAACGATTCTGTGACCGCGGTGATTCACGATTATCTGAATAACGAGCGCGGAGAAGACAGCGCTCTCGCGCCGGAGCACCGGGACGCGCTGTTTCTGTCTCTTCAGGGACGCCGGATGACACAGCGGCAGATCCGGGAACTGGTGAAGAAGTACACGTCTATCGCACTGAAGACCAGCCGCAGCGCCGGCTACAGCCCGCATAAATTGAGGGCGACGGCGGCGACCAGTCTGATCGGACGGGGAAATTCAATTTACGATGTGGCGGCGCTGCTGGATCACGAGCAGGTGACGACAACCCAGCTCTACGCCCGCCATAAGGCGAACGTCAAGAGGGATCTGGTCCACGGCATGGAATGGGAGACCGAGCGGCGGGAGACTGAACGGTACGAGAACGGGCGGCGGAAAACTGAACGGCAGGAGACTGAACAGTATGAGAACGGGCGGCACGAAACTGAACACGGAAACGGAGAGGACAAGAATGAAGAATGAGATTCAGCAGCTTCTGGCTGAGAAATACAGTATTGAGGACGCGGTGATCAGACACGTGGAAGTATGCGGGGAACAGCTGTCCCGGCGGTTCTCCGCACAGGACGAAATCCGGGAATACAATCAGTACAAGGTTTTGTCCGCCCTGCAGAAAAACCGCATCGCGGATATGCATTTCGGATGGACGACCGGCTACGGCTACGACGATGCCGGCCGAGAGGCGACGGAGCGGGTATATGCTGAAATTTTCGGCACGGAAGCCGCGCTGGTGCGTCCTACGATTGTAAACGGAACTCATGCGCTTGCCATCACGCTGATGGGGCTTCTTCGGCCGGGAGACGAGCTGATCTACTGCAGCGGCGGGCCGTATGACACTCTGGAGGAGGTCATCGGTATCCGGGGCAGGGGAAAGGGTTCACTGGCGGATTACGGGGTAACATACAGGCAGGTGGAACTGAAGGCGGACGGGAGCATTGATCTGGACAGCGTCGCGGCGGCGATCGGTCCCTCCACCAGAATGGTCTGCGTGCAGCGTTCAACGGGCTACAGCTGGAGAAAGGCACTGACGATTCCGCAGATTGCGGAGTGGGCGTCCTTTGTACACAAAGAGCACCCGGACATCATCTGCATGGTCGACAACTGTTACGGGGAATTTACGGATATCCGGGAGCCGTCTGAAGTGGGCGCGGATGTTATCGCGGGTTCACTGATTAAAAATCCGGGCGGCGGACTGGCGCTGTCCGGCGGCTATGTGTGCGGTCGGGAGGACCTGATTGAAAAAATCAGCTATCGAATGACCTGTCCCGGTATCGGTGCGGAGTGCGGTCTGACCTTCGGACAGACCAGAGCGATGCTGCAGGGACTGTTTCTGGCACCTTCTGTGGTGAACAGCGCGGTGAAGGGCGCGCTGCTCTGCGGGCAGGCGTATTCCGCGCTGGGATATGGGGTCTGCCCGGAACCGGAGACGGTGCGATCGGACATTATTCAGGCAGTCCGCCTGGAAAGCGGCGAGGCGGTAGTGGCCTTCTGCGAAGGCATTCAGGCGGCCGCGCCGGTGGATTCCTTTGTGCGCCCTGAGCCCTGGGCCATGCCGGGATATGAGGATCCTGTGGTCATGGCGGCCGGCGCGTTCGTGCAGGGTTCCTCCATCGAGCTCAGCGCTGACGGGCCGATGCGTGAACCGTTTATCGTCTATTTTCAGGGAGGACTGACGTATGAGCATTCTAAACTCGGCGTCATGAATTCTCTGAACCGGCTGTACCGGAAGGGACTTCTGAAGGGAAGGGGACTTTGTGTATGAGCGACAAAAAAAGCAGGGGGCAGCGGCTGCGCCGCGCTCTGACGATACTTAAATTCGCGGTTCTTATCGCGATTGTCGTCGCCCTGCCGATTTATATCATCATCTGTCAGAGGGATGTGATTTCCAGATTCCGCAGCTACACGGATGTGATCCATTATCTGCGGGGATTCGGCATCAAGAGTGTTCTGATCTATCTTGCGGCGGAAATTCTGCAGATTGTCGTCAGTGTGCTGCCGGGAGAGGTTTTTCAGTTTGCCGCCGGTTCGGTGTTCGGTTTTTTCCCGGGACTTATCCTGACGCTGGCGGGCTGCGCGGCCGGAGAAACCGTTTCCTATTATCTGGCGCGTTTTCTGGGCGAGGACGGACTTGAACTGATTCTCGGAAAGGAGCGAATGGGAAAATATGTAAGCCGCTTCAACAGCGAAAAAGCGTATATCCTGACGTTCCTGATTTACCTGATTCCGGGAATTCCGAAGGATCTGGTATGCTACGCCGCCGGAATCTCTCATATGAAATTCCGTGCCTTTCTGCTGCTCTCACTCGTCGGCAGAATTCCGGCACTGTGCGGCTGTCTGCTGTTCGGCGATATGATGATGAAAGGGAATTACCGGGGAATGATCGTGATCGGCGCTGTCTGCGGCGTGATTCTGCTGCTGTGCTTCATCTTCCGGAAGCGAGTCAACCGGTTTATCGATCAGATTTATGAGAAAATATCGTAAGGGGGATCCAATCAGGAAGATCCAATCCCGGGGCAGGCTCTCATAGTCTTTTCCGGATACTTTATACCGACAAGACAGTTTTGCAGGTTTTGCAGGTTAATAATTAACCCACAAAAACTACAAAATCTTCTTTGTCTGCAAAGGCTTTACCGGAGAGGGGAGAGGCGAGACCCGCGCATACTCACTGCAGAGATTCACCGCCGCCGTAGCAACGCATACGCCGCAGATACCGCCGCGGATGCCGCTCCGCCGCAGAGCAGATAACCGCCCCTCCGCCGGGTAGTCATTGACAGAACGCGGGGCAATTGCTATAATTTATGTAGAATTAAATATGTCGGTACAGTGCCGCGGACGGCAGTCCGCAGTTAAAAGGGAATCGGGTGTGAATCCCGAACGATCCGGTCACTGTAAACAGGGAGTTCTCCCGTACTATGCCATTGGCAGCATACATCCGGCACAGACAGCGTGCGCCGCAATGCTTCGGCGTTCCGGCTGTCACCGTCATTTCGATGCTGCTGAGAAGGCGCGGGGGAACGAAGATCTGCAAGTCAGGAAACCTGCTGTATCAGAATTATCGGCGAAATGCTTCTGGAGAGAGTGTGCCTGTAATAATAACATGATGAAACATTAGATACATCGCATCATTGTTCCGCTGCAACAGATTTTCATGTATTATAACTGAAGTTTTTCATACAAGTACCCGCTTCTTCAGAGAAAAGTGGGTTTTTTGCTGCCCTGAGATATCGCAGTGCTCTGTCCGGAGCTGAACGCCGTGCTGAGCGAGGAAAAAATGATGAGAAGGAGAGAATTTGTTTTGAAAAAGAAAAAGTATTACAAAATCACGTTATCCTTCCTGCTGATCGCTGCGCTCGTTCTGACGCAGCTTGCCGCTGCGTTTGCGGAAGATTCCGCAGGCGCCGGGAGTGCGTCTCCGAAAGCGACGGCGCAGCAGGAGACCGTGGCGAGAGAAAACAAAAAAGCCTCGTCTGCGGAAGACAATCAGGCGGGCCGGTCTGAACAGGAAGGAGTAGCACAGCAGGAAGACCGGAGCACAGCAGCCTCCGATTCCTCAAACGGCTCGTCAGCAGCTTCTTCAGTCGGCTCCGTGCGGCAGCAGGCGAGACAAGGCGAAAGCGGGCAGCAGGGAACATCCGATACATCGGAAAACCTGTCCGGCAGCAGCAAGACGGCTTCCTCCGGAGAAAAGGAGACAGCGCAGAATCAGACTGCGAAAACCGGAGAACCTTCCGCCATCGACAACAGCACGACGCTGGATGACGGCATCTACACGCCGGACGGCGTTTCCTTCACCGGCGGAACCGGAAGAGTGAAAATCACGGTTCCGACGATTAAGGTGACGAACGGGAAGGCGTATGCCGACATTCTGTTCAGCAGCAAATCTTATACGAAGCTTCAGGCCGGCGGAAAGACCTACGAGCCGGAGGCTGACACATCGAACGGGTCTTTGTTCAAAAAAGTTCCGGTCGCTCTCAACAGGGATACAGCGATTGTCGGAACCACCACGGCGATGTCGAAGGTCAACGATATTGATTATTCTATTCACGTGAACAAAAGTGAACCGGTGTCCGATCCGGCCACCCCTGCTGTGGATAACAGAACCGATCTGGCGGACGGCGTCTGGGTACCGGACAGCTTCAGTGTGAGCGGCGGTACGAACAAAGTGACGATTACCTGTCCGAAGGTTACGATTTCCGGCGGAAAGGCTGTTGCGACGATTGTGTTCAGCAGCGATAAATACACACAGCTGAAGGCAAACGGTAAAATTTACAGCGGCGTAACAGATTCCGCGGCAAAGACCTCGACCTTTTCTGTTCCGGTGGCGCTGAACACGGCCAATCCCATCATCGGGAAAACCGTCAGAATGTCTGATCCGCACTGGATCAATTATTCTATCACCATTCGGATGAGCGTGAATTCCGGGAAGTATACGGAGCCTTCCGGCGGACAGGATCCCGACCCGTCGCCATCGGATCCGACAGTACCGACAGAGACGAAAGACCTGAAGGCAGGAACCTGGAAGGTGAAGTCTGACACCGATAACCGCATGTTCTACCTCTATCCGAAAACCGGAACCAAGTACAGTATTCTGACGGTTAAAGGGGAGGGCAGCAAAAAGACCATGACTGCAACCGTCACGCTGACCGGAGAAGGCTACGACTATCTGTACATGGGAACCGCGCTGGATGCGGCGAAGGCGCCGAAAACCCGGTGGATCAAGGCGAAGGTGGTTAACGGATACTACACCTACACGCTGCCGGTTTCCGCTCTGGATAAGAATCTGACGGTTTCCGCTCATTCCAGGAAGCTGAACAGCTGGTTTGAACATACTATTATCTTCTACAGCGGCGGGGCGAAGGCTGTTTCCTCCGGCACCTCGACGACAGCTCCTAAGACAAAGAAAAAGAAAGACAAATACGCCACAAGCGGGAAACAGACAAAATTCAGGAAGAGCACAAAGAAAGACAAGGTATCCAAATATAAAGACGACAGCCAGAAAAGCACAGGTGCGGTCAACAACAGAACCTCACTGAAGGACGGAGTATACACTCCGGATTCCTTCAGCTGGTCAGGAGGCTCCGGCCGTCTCGCCTACATTAAATGCAGAAAAATCACGGTAACGGGCGGAAAAGCCTATGCGACCATCGTGTTCGGAAGCAGCAGCTACGACCGTCTCAAGGCAAACGGAAAGGTTTATTCCAGGAGCGGGGGAGGACTCTCCACTTTTGTGATTCCGGTGAAACTGAACGCCAACAATACCATCATCGGACGCACCACAGCCATGTCCCAGCCTCACTGGGTCCGCTATACAATCTATGTAAAAAAAGCCGTCAGCGCCAGGGCTGCGAAAAAAGCCCGGGCAGAAGCAGAAAAAGCCGCAAAGGACGCCCGGAAGGCCAAACTCTCGCTGAGCAGGTCCGCTCCGAAGATTACCGGGCTGAAATACAGGTCGACGGTGAAAACCAGGTATGCGAAATACTTCCGGATCTTCCGGTATAACCACGGCGTTTCCCTGCTGAGCATAGACGTCAGCAAAAACACCGCGCTGTATGAGGAATACACGAAAAATGCGAAGAAGTCCGCAAAGGAGGACGGTAAAGTGGAGTATGACGAGGACGGAAAACCGGTCGCCCGCTCCCAGCACGAGATTACAGAGGCTCTTTATAAAAACAACGTCGTGAGTTATCTGCTGGTTCCGGAGAAATTCGACGTTCCCGCCGGTCTGGACAAACAGTATATCATCGTCAGGATCCCCGCGGAGAAAAGCTATGTGGCATCGAACTCTGCTTTGTCGTTCCTGGACGCCCTGGACGCGGTCGACGGCATCCGTCTCACCGGCGTAACGCCTGAAAAGGTCACTGCCTCCGGCGTCACGAAAGCGATAAAGAGCAGGCGCATCACCTATGCCGAAACGCCGGAATCGCCCCGGTACAGCACAATCATCCGGAAGAAAACCAGACTGGCCGTTCTGCCGGGGAGCCTGATTCCCGAGGAGATTACGACAAAGGAAACTCTGCTGAACAAGGACAAAATCGCGAAGCAGAAGGAGCAGGCGGAAACGGATCAGAAAAAACTGGAGACTCTGGAATCCCGTTTTACGGCGCTGGATATTCCGGTCATCCTCGACCGGTCCCGGCAGGAGAAGAGTCGTCTGGGACAGAAGGAATGGATCCGGATTTACGGAGAGATTTACGGCAGCGCGAAAAAAGCGCAGAAAATTTTTGAGAAAGAAGTAAAGGCAGAAAAGAAATAAAAAAGGCAGGATGAGATGAGAAACCGATTCAGGAAAGGAATGATCCTTCTTCTGGCGCTGGTGACCGCCACAGTGCTTCTGCTGTCCGGCTGCGGCGCGAAAAACAGCGAATCAGCTTCGGGCACATCGGGCGCTCCGGAGATCAGCGGGCTGACCTACAGCAAGACCATGAAGCTGGATTATGCGAAGGAATTCAACGTTTACTACTACAAAGACGGGTACAGGCTGATTGACATTAAGGACGATGCGAAGTATCTGATCGTGCCCAAGGGAAAGAAGGCTCCGGAAAAGCTGAGCAAAAAGATTAAGGTTCTTCACGAACCGGTGAAAAACATCTATCTCGCGGCGACCGCGTCCATGGCGCTGTTTTCTTCCATGGACGCTCTGGACAATATTTCCATGACCTCGCTGAAGTCGGGAGGCTGGTCCTTCCGGTCAGTACGGGACGCGATGAACGCAGGGAAAATTGTTTACGCCGGAAAATACAGTGAGCCGGATTACGAGCTGCTGCTGGACAAAAAATGCGGTCTGGCCATTGAATCCACGATGATTTATCATACGCCGGACGTAAAAGAAATGATTGAAGATCTGAAAATCCCCGTCATGGTAGACCGGTCCAGTTACGAATCAAACCCCCTGGGGCGCACAGAGTGGATCAAGCTTTACGGCGCGCTGACCGGACATGAGAAACAGGCTGAGGCCTTCTTTGAAAAACAGGAAAAGAAAATTTCCGCTCTGGACGATTTCAGGAATACGGAGAAAACTGTAGCCTTCTTCTATATATCCACGGACGGAAAAGCAGTGGTGCGCAGCAGCAAAGACTACGTTCCCACGATGATCGAGATGGCCGGCGGCCGGTATGTTTTCAGGAAACTGACGGATTCCGACGGAAAAACCTCCGTTCCGATGACCATTGAAAAGTTCTACGATACGGCCGCAGACGCCGATTATATCGTATACAACGGGAGCATCGACAGCACGGTCCGTTCCATGAACGATTTAATCGCGAAGGACCCGATTATGAAAAAGTTCAAAGCGGTGAAAAACGGACAGTGTTACGCCACGGGAGCATCGATGTATCAGCGGACGGATATCGTCGGTGATATGATTCTGGACTTTCATTATCTCGTGACACAAAAGCATCTGTCCGAAATGAAGTTCCTGACAAAACTGAAGTGAGGGCCCTCTGCTCCGCGTCGCATCCCGTGACGCCGGCACAAAGTACACGAACCTCCGATTCGGCCGTGTACGCGAAAAAAGTCAGAGGAAGTACAGGTAGTTTTTGAAGTACAGGTAGTTATTTATGAAAAAAAATATTTCCGAACTCCCGGCAGCCGCCGAAAGCTTTCAGCACGAAAACCTTCGGCGGCGCAGCCGTTATACCATGGTATTCGTACTGCTGTTCGCCGCGTTCTGCGTGATGACTGTGATCAATATCAATTCCGGTAATGTGCATATATCGCTGGATCATATCGTCAGGATACTTTTCACCGGGCAGGGAGATATCAAGGAAACCAATATTATATGGAGAATCCGTCTCCCCAGGATACTTACGGCGGCCATACTGGGCGGCGCTCTTGCGCTGTCCGGATTTCTGCTTCAGACATTCTTCGAGAATCCGATTGCGGGTCCCTATGTTCTGGGGATCTCTTCCGGCGCGAAAATGGTTGTAGCCTTTGTTATGATCGTCGCGCTGAAATATTATTCCACGGTTTCCTCCTACACGATGATTGTGGCGGCCTTTGCCGGCTCTCTGGCGTCGGTGGGCTTTATTCTGCTGGTTGCCCGAAGGATCCAGAATATGGCGGCGCTGCTGGTGGCGGGAATCATGATCGGCTACATCTGTTCCGCTGTCACGGACTTTATTATTACCTTCGCCAGCGACTCGGATATCGCGAATCTTCACGGCTGGTCTCAGGGCAGTTTTTCCGGGATGAGCTGGGAAAGCGTGCGTATCGTCGCTGTCGTGGTGTTTGTCACGTTCGCTCTGACACTGTGCTGCGCCAAGCCCATCAGCGCCTATCAGCTGGGAGAATCCTATGCGCGCAGTATCGGCGTGAATATTCGTGTGTTCAGGATTGTGCTGATCCTTCTCTCCAGCGTGTTCTCGGCAACAGTGACGGCCTTTGCCGGCCCGATTTCCTTTGTCGGCATCGCGGTGCCGTTCCTGATCAAGGGCGCTCTGGGCACGTCCAGGCCTATTGTTGTGATTCCGGGAGCCTTTGTGATGGGCGCGGTATTCTGCATGTTCTGTGATCTCATCGCACGGCTTGCCTTCGCTCCGCTGGAGCTGAACATCAGCACCGTGACATCCGTCTTCGGAGCACCAATTGTCATCTATATGATGGTCAGCAGAAAGAGAGGCAGATGAGATGAACGGGAATTATCTGACACTTGAACAGCTTTCCGTGGGATATCACAGCAAAAGCCTCATTGACGATATCTGTCTGAACGTCCGCAGAGGGGAGATTGTGACGCTCATCGGACCCAACGGCGCCGGAAAATCCACAATTCTGAAGACAATCGCCCGTCAGCTCACCCTGCTGCGCGGTGACGTGGTTATCGACGGGAGCAGTCTGAACGAGATGACTTTCCGGGATCTGTCCACACGTATGGCTGTGGTTCTTACAGACCGTCCGAAGCCGGAGCTTCTGACCTGTCACGATATCGTAGCGACCGGACGGTATCCGTATACCGGGCGTCTGGGAATTCTGACCCATGAGGACGAGGAGAAGGTGGACGAGGCGCTGGAGACGGTTCACGCACGCGAGCTTGGAAACCGTGATTTCAATGCGATCAGTGACGGGCAGAAACAGCGTGTGATGCTCGCCCGGGCAATCTGCCAGGAACCGGAAATCATCCTTCTGGACGAGCCGACATCGTTTCTGGACATCCGTTACAAGCTTGAGCTCCTGAGCGTCCTGCGCCGAATGGCCAAAGAAAAGGGAATCACTATCGTCATGACCCTCCACGAAATCGATCTCGCACAGAAAATCTCGGATCGGATTGTCTGTGTCAGCGGGGAGCACGCAGTCCGGGCCGGAACGCCGGAGGAGATTTTTCATTCGGAGATTATACGGGAGCTTTACGATATCGACAACGGATTCTATGATCCCGTGTTCGGAAGCATCGAGCTGGCAAGGCCGGAGGGAGATACGCCGCAGGTCTTTGTGATATCCTCAGGAGGAACCGGCATCCGGATCTACCGGGAGCTTCAGCAGGAGAATGTTCCCTTCGCCGCAGGCATTCTGTATGAGAACGATATTGATTATCAGCTGGCTTCGCTCCTGGCCTGCAGGGTGATAAGCGAACGTCCGTTTGCGGAGATTTCTTCTGAAACCTATGAGCAGGCAGTGGGGGAGATGGAACAATGTCAGAGAGTAATCTATGCGGGGGTTCCCAGAGGCGGAATCAACGCCCGTCTGTTTGATCTCGTCAGGCTTGCGGCGGACAAAGGAATCCTGGAGGAGGTCTGAACCTCATTCCACATTCCACGGCGGAACTGTATTCTATATCCAAATATATCAAAAACTTAATCTGCAGCAAAATACTGCCGACCGCAGAGGCGCCGAACCGGCGTCTTTTTTGGTGTAACTCTTTTTCCGCCGGTGCAGAAAAAAGCGAAAAAAGAGAAAACAAATGTTCGTTTCACTATTGACAACGAACATGTATTCTGATATTATAGCAGTACGAACAGACGTTCCGAACGAATGTTTCGCACAGAAGGTATACATGATGAGGAAGATGAGGATTGCATCGAAGTTCAGATTTACAATATTTGCGGTCATTGTGCTGCTGACGGTATTCACAGTGTTTTCGACGCTTGCAGGATTCAATACAGCGAACAGTTTATCAATGGATCAGTACAGATGCGTGGAGGTTGAATCTGGTGATACCTTATGGTCGATTGCGGCCGAATATGCTCCGGACAATAAAGATGTCCGTCAGATCGTATATGATATCTGTGAGACTAATGATATACAGGCAAACGACATTGCATCGGGACAGAAAATCCTCGTACCGGTGTATGATTGATCCCATATTACATTTCAGGTGTTCCGAACTGGCGCTCGGATTCAACTCCTGGATTAGAGGTTTTGATAAGGACCCGGCAGCCGGACCTGATACACCCGGCGCAGCGGGCCTTTATCATTTCTAAATCTTTTTTGAGACAGAGAGGTTCCATAATAAACGGCGTATGCCGCATACAGAGCCAGAAGACTTGGTCCGTACGGACGGACAGAGAACTGCGTAAAAAGATCTGATAAAACGAGGCTTAAATTTCCGTTTTAAGCGATTTTAAATGGTGATGAGGATATACGGGTCTACGGTGCAACCGTTGACAACCGTGAAAAACCGATCCCGCCGGTGTTGCGGGCTTTTTCTTGTTTTTCACCACAACTATTCCCAAAATTATGATTTTAGGAATAGTTATATCCGGAAAAGTCAGGAGAGAGCCGTCCCGCAAATCCCACAAATAACGGCCGATTCATCCGCACCCTCTCCTGTTCTTATCCTTACAATTTTTCCGGGGTTTCCTGACGTTCTCTCTGGATCTTTTTGCGAAGCACCTGCATGGATATATCACAGGACGCCAGTTCATCGGCACAGCGTTTCAGCTCCGCACCGATGAGTTCGGGATTGGACAGTTTCTTTTTATATTTAATTTCATGCTCCAGGCTCGCCCATGTATCCATTGCGATGGTCCTGAGCTGAAATTCAACATAATATCCTTTGTAACGGACGATCATGTGATAACTTCTGTAACCGTTCGGCTTGCAGTTTCGGATATAGTCCTTTTCTGCTGTAACCGTAAACGTGTTACGGATCATTGTAGCGTAATCATACACTTCGTCTATGAAATGGCAGATGATCCGGAAGCCGATGGCATCGTGTATCTCTTCCAGCGCAGAACGTTCGTTCTCGGGCAGATGATTGAGGCGGCATTTGTTCCGCATGCTTTCCTCGGATTTGATCCGTCTGCGG
Protein-coding sequences here:
- a CDS encoding ABC transporter ATP-binding protein, which produces MNGNYLTLEQLSVGYHSKSLIDDICLNVRRGEIVTLIGPNGAGKSTILKTIARQLTLLRGDVVIDGSSLNEMTFRDLSTRMAVVLTDRPKPELLTCHDIVATGRYPYTGRLGILTHEDEEKVDEALETVHARELGNRDFNAISDGQKQRVMLARAICQEPEIILLDEPTSFLDIRYKLELLSVLRRMAKEKGITIVMTLHEIDLAQKISDRIVCVSGEHAVRAGTPEEIFHSEIIRELYDIDNGFYDPVFGSIELARPEGDTPQVFVISSGGTGIRIYRELQQENVPFAAGILYENDIDYQLASLLACRVISERPFAEISSETYEQAVGEMEQCQRVIYAGVPRGGINARLFDLVRLAADKGILEEV
- a CDS encoding cell division suppressor protein YneA, producing the protein MMRKMRIASKFRFTIFAVIVLLTVFTVFSTLAGFNTANSLSMDQYRCVEVESGDTLWSIAAEYAPDNKDVRQIVYDICETNDIQANDIASGQKILVPVYD
- a CDS encoding GTP pyrophosphokinase, which encodes MNAIADEISRMLENGNYEHIRRRIKSEESMRNKCRLNHLPENERSALEEIHDAIGFRIICHFIDEVYDYATMIRNTFTVTAEKDYIRNCKPNGYRSYHMIVRYKGYYVEFQLRTIAMDTWASLEHEIKYKKKLSNPELIGAELKRCADELASCDISMQVLRKKIQRERQETPEKL